A window of the Enterobacteriaceae bacterium 4M9 genome harbors these coding sequences:
- a CDS encoding monooxygenase has translation MSVILQFDFSFPAEYLGDALTANAQELAHSITQEPGFIAKIWTENLETGEAGGLYKFADEASARRYLEMHVPRAESMGAKNVRYKIFTINEPLTEITHGKQFL, from the coding sequence ATGTCAGTCATTTTGCAATTTGATTTCTCTTTCCCTGCCGAGTACCTGGGTGATGCCCTCACCGCCAATGCGCAGGAGCTTGCACACAGCATTACCCAGGAGCCGGGCTTTATCGCCAAAATCTGGACTGAAAACCTCGAAACGGGCGAAGCCGGTGGATTGTATAAATTTGCCGACGAAGCCTCCGCCCGTCGCTACCTGGAAATGCATGTTCCGCGTGCAGAATCGATGGGTGCGAAAAACGTACGCTATAAGATTTTTACCATCAATGAGCCGCTGACTGAAATCACTCACGGTAAGCAGTTCCTGTAA
- the bioD gene encoding ATP-dependent dethiobiotin synthetase BioD, with amino-acid sequence MLKRFFITGTDTSVGKTVVSRALIQVLAASGKSVVGYKPVAKGSKQTPEGLRNKDALVLQSVSTLELPYSAINPIAIGEQESSVAHNCPVNYGLLSQGLAELSACADSVVVEGTGGWRSLMNDLRPLSEWVVQEQLPVLMVVGIQEGCINHALLTAQAIANDGLPLLGWVANRINPGLAHYAEIIDVLGKKLNAPLVGELPYLPRAEQRELGGYIDLPALTGALERKTVTA; translated from the coding sequence ATGCTTAAGCGTTTCTTTATAACAGGTACGGACACCTCGGTTGGCAAAACCGTTGTATCGCGTGCGCTCATTCAGGTACTGGCAGCCAGCGGCAAGTCTGTGGTCGGCTATAAGCCGGTGGCAAAGGGCAGCAAGCAAACGCCAGAAGGGTTGCGTAATAAAGATGCGCTGGTTTTGCAGAGTGTCTCGACGCTGGAGCTGCCTTACAGCGCTATTAACCCTATTGCCATTGGCGAGCAGGAAAGCAGCGTAGCGCACAACTGTCCGGTCAACTACGGACTGCTGTCGCAAGGTCTGGCTGAGCTGAGCGCGTGTGCCGACAGCGTAGTGGTGGAAGGCACAGGTGGCTGGCGCAGTCTGATGAACGATTTACGTCCGCTGTCCGAGTGGGTGGTACAAGAGCAGTTGCCCGTGCTGATGGTGGTGGGGATTCAGGAAGGCTGCATTAACCACGCGCTGCTGACCGCGCAGGCCATCGCCAACGACGGCCTGCCGCTTTTAGGCTGGGTGGCAAACCGTATCAATCCGGGCCTTGCGCATTACGCAGAAATTATTGATGTGCTGGGTAAGAAACTCAATGCGCCGCTGGTCGGTGAGCTACCGTATCTGCCGCGAGCCGAGCAGCGCGAGCTGGGCGGTTACATTGATTTGCCGGCGCTTACGGGTGCACTTGAGCGCAAAACCGTGACTGCATAA
- a CDS encoding TonB-dependent siderophore receptor, which produces MRANKNYIVKPLALFIAGMASSSTFAGEASMNNGETMVVQATAEQELKQQPGVSIITAEDIEKNPPVNDLSDIIRTMPGVNLTGNSASGSRGNNRQIDIRGMGPENTLILIDGVPVTSRNSVRYSWRGERDSRGDTNWVPPEMVERIEVLRGPAAARYGSGAAGGVVNIITKRPTNDWHGSLSLFTNQPENDKEGATTRTNFSLNGPLAGDALTLRLYGNLNKTDADAADINTAQNGSYAAGREGVRNKDINALLSWKLSPEQIIDVEYGYSRQGNIYAGDTQYSNSNVSPDGLISTLYGDETNRLYRQNYGITHNGIWDWGQSKLGLYYDKTNNTRMQEGAGGKVEGMINSTDYTTSRLESYRSLAEISLPVHLLFEQTMTFGAEWNREALDDPNSMSMVDVAGTTLGNVSADASARNSKNSANTAAAWFEDNIELHPGTNLIPGLRFDYHTEFGTNWSPALNASQELGDYFKVKAGIARVFKAPNLYQSSEGYLLNTRGNGCPNTIAQGSCYLLGNSNLDPEISINKEIGIEFTKDGWDAGITYFRNDYKNKIVSGTELIGYASNGNNILQWENGGKAIVEGLEANLVIPVMADVLNWRTNATYMIKSENKDTGNPLSIIPKYTVNTMLDWQITDAVSTNLNWTFYGRQKPRKYAEIRNEVDSMSSREVAAYSIVGIGATWKVNKNFRVKGGISNLFDKTLYRENDGASTYNEPGRAYYAGLTLSF; this is translated from the coding sequence ATGCGTGCTAACAAAAATTACATAGTGAAACCACTGGCATTATTCATCGCCGGGATGGCCAGCAGCAGTACCTTCGCGGGCGAAGCGTCAATGAACAATGGCGAAACGATGGTGGTTCAGGCAACCGCAGAGCAGGAACTCAAACAACAGCCCGGCGTGTCTATTATCACCGCCGAGGATATCGAAAAAAATCCTCCCGTTAACGACCTGTCAGACATCATTCGCACGATGCCGGGCGTCAACCTTACCGGCAACAGCGCCAGCGGCAGTCGGGGTAACAACCGCCAGATTGATATTCGCGGCATGGGCCCGGAAAACACGCTGATCCTGATTGACGGCGTTCCAGTGACATCACGCAACTCGGTACGCTATAGCTGGCGCGGTGAGCGCGACAGCCGCGGTGATACCAACTGGGTGCCGCCGGAGATGGTCGAACGTATTGAGGTATTGCGCGGCCCTGCCGCTGCCCGTTACGGCTCCGGTGCTGCCGGTGGTGTGGTGAATATCATCACCAAACGCCCAACCAACGACTGGCACGGCTCCCTGTCATTGTTCACCAACCAGCCAGAGAACGACAAAGAGGGGGCGACAACGCGCACTAACTTTAGCCTCAACGGCCCGCTGGCAGGCGACGCACTCACGCTGCGTTTGTACGGTAACCTCAATAAAACCGACGCTGACGCAGCCGATATAAACACCGCACAGAACGGTTCTTACGCTGCTGGTCGCGAAGGCGTGCGCAATAAAGACATCAATGCCCTGCTCTCCTGGAAACTCTCACCTGAACAAATCATTGATGTTGAGTATGGCTACAGCCGCCAGGGCAACATTTACGCCGGTGATACCCAGTACAGCAACAGTAACGTCAGCCCTGACGGGCTTATTAGCACGCTGTACGGTGATGAAACCAATCGCCTTTACCGTCAGAACTACGGCATTACCCACAACGGCATCTGGGACTGGGGCCAGTCGAAGCTCGGTCTCTATTACGATAAAACCAACAACACCCGTATGCAGGAAGGCGCTGGCGGCAAAGTTGAAGGGATGATTAACAGTACCGATTACACCACCAGCCGCCTTGAAAGCTATCGCTCGCTTGCTGAAATCAGTTTGCCAGTGCACCTGTTGTTTGAACAAACCATGACATTCGGCGCCGAGTGGAACCGCGAGGCGCTCGACGATCCGAACTCGATGTCAATGGTCGATGTTGCTGGCACCACACTCGGTAATGTTTCGGCCGATGCCAGCGCCCGCAACAGTAAGAACAGCGCTAACACCGCTGCCGCCTGGTTTGAAGACAATATTGAACTGCACCCCGGCACTAATTTGATCCCGGGCCTGCGTTTTGACTACCACACCGAGTTTGGCACTAACTGGAGCCCAGCGCTTAACGCCTCGCAGGAGTTGGGTGATTACTTCAAGGTCAAAGCCGGTATCGCTCGCGTGTTCAAAGCCCCCAACCTGTATCAGTCCAGCGAAGGCTATCTGCTCAATACCCGCGGCAACGGCTGCCCGAACACTATTGCACAAGGCAGTTGTTACCTACTCGGCAACAGTAATCTCGACCCGGAGATAAGCATCAATAAAGAGATTGGGATTGAGTTTACGAAGGATGGCTGGGATGCCGGTATCACGTATTTTCGTAATGATTACAAGAATAAAATCGTGTCGGGAACTGAGCTTATCGGCTATGCCTCAAACGGTAACAACATTCTGCAATGGGAAAACGGCGGCAAGGCTATTGTAGAAGGTCTGGAAGCCAACCTGGTCATCCCTGTCATGGCCGATGTGCTGAACTGGCGCACCAACGCCACCTACATGATCAAATCGGAAAATAAAGACACTGGCAACCCACTGTCGATCATTCCAAAGTACACCGTTAACACGATGCTGGACTGGCAGATTACCGACGCCGTGTCCACGAATCTGAACTGGACATTCTATGGCCGTCAGAAGCCGCGAAAATATGCGGAGATTCGCAACGAAGTGGATAGCATGTCATCTCGCGAAGTCGCTGCGTACTCAATCGTCGGTATTGGCGCAACCTGGAAAGTGAATAAGAACTTCCGCGTTAAGGGCGGCATCAGTAACCTTTTTGATAAAACACTCTATCGTGAGAACGACGGTGCATCTACCTATAACGAGCCGGGTAGAGCCTATTATGCTGGCCTGACACTGTCATTCTGA
- the osmV gene encoding osmoprotectant ABC transporter ATP-binding protein OsmV: MIKLENLTKQFVQKNGQRFNAVDNVSLNVPEGEMCVLLGPSGCGKTTTLKMINRLIAPSSGTILINGKDTSELDTVTLRRNIGYVIQQIGLFPNMTIAENITVVPRMLGWDKKRCRERASELMSMVALDPVRYLSRYPKELSGGQQQRIGVIRALAADPPVLLMDEPFGAVDPINREVIQNEFLDMQRQLKKTVMLVSHDIDEALKLGDRIAVFRQGKIIQCASPDELLARPANEFVGTFVGQDRTLKRLLLVNAGDVTDMQPTITALRDTSLGDAFATMDDNDMRSITVVDHDGKPLGFVKRREARGNSGTCADMLHPFRVTGKAEDNLRVVLSKLYEHNTVWMPIVDEDGRYSGEISQDYIADYLSSGRTRRALNIAGS, from the coding sequence ATGATAAAACTGGAGAACCTGACCAAACAGTTTGTGCAAAAAAACGGTCAGCGCTTCAATGCTGTCGATAACGTCAGCCTGAATGTACCTGAAGGTGAAATGTGTGTTCTGTTGGGGCCATCTGGCTGTGGTAAAACCACCACCCTGAAAATGATCAATCGCCTGATAGCCCCCAGTAGCGGCACGATCCTGATTAACGGTAAAGATACCAGCGAGCTGGACACCGTGACATTGCGACGCAACATCGGTTACGTCATTCAGCAGATAGGCTTATTCCCTAATATGACAATTGCTGAAAACATCACGGTTGTGCCACGCATGCTGGGCTGGGATAAAAAGCGCTGTCGCGAACGCGCCAGCGAACTGATGAGCATGGTGGCACTCGACCCTGTCCGCTATCTGTCACGCTACCCTAAAGAGCTCTCCGGCGGGCAACAGCAGCGTATTGGCGTGATCCGCGCCCTCGCTGCCGATCCTCCGGTTCTGCTGATGGACGAACCTTTCGGGGCCGTCGATCCCATCAACCGTGAAGTCATTCAAAATGAATTTCTGGATATGCAGCGTCAGCTGAAAAAAACCGTGATGCTGGTCAGCCATGATATTGATGAAGCGCTGAAACTCGGCGATCGTATCGCCGTTTTTCGCCAGGGGAAAATCATCCAGTGCGCCAGCCCAGACGAACTGCTGGCAAGGCCAGCCAATGAATTCGTCGGCACCTTTGTCGGACAGGACCGTACACTCAAGCGCCTGCTGCTGGTCAATGCCGGTGACGTGACCGACATGCAGCCCACCATTACCGCCCTGCGCGACACGTCGCTTGGCGACGCGTTTGCAACAATGGATGATAACGATATGCGGTCTATCACCGTGGTTGACCACGACGGTAAACCACTGGGCTTTGTGAAACGCCGCGAGGCGCGCGGCAACAGCGGCACCTGCGCGGATATGCTGCACCCGTTCCGGGTTACCGGAAAAGCCGAGGACAATCTGCGTGTCGTGCTCTCAAAACTCTACGAGCACAATACAGTGTGGATGCCTATCGTGGATGAAGACGGACGCTACAGTGGGGAAATTTCGCAGGATTATATTGCAGATTATCTCAGCTCTGGCCGCACCCGCCGTGCATTGAACATTGCGGGTAGCTAA